TTCTTTAAGTGGTAAAAAAGGCAGAACTTCACTTTATGGAACAGAAGTACACGCAACTTGCTATCAATATGGATTTGCATTAACTCCAGAAAGATTAAAAGATAAATCTCGGATCATGGCAGTTTTAGATGGTTTAAGTTCTTTGGGAGAAGTTGCAGGCAATCATTCGCGGTTTCTCTATGATTTTTCTCCTGAAAGCTTGATTTTACGATGGACACATGATTTTTCTCCTCGTATTTTATATTGTTTTGAAGAGGATGAGGGAGAAATATCTATTGGAGAATTAGTCAGAAAAGTGAGAAATCAAGATATCGAACCAGAGGAATTGTGGCTAGCTGGTGCTGTTACTGAATCTGAGGAAATAAAAGAATTAGAAGAATTGGGAGTACATATTTTTCCTGGGATTAAGTTAGCCGTGCAAAGCATGAAACAAGTTATTGCTAGAGATTTAAAACTACCACAATTAGAGTTAATCCGATGATAACTGCAATCAAGAAAAATTTGGCATTAGAAATTGAAGTTCCCATCGCTTGCTTTCGTCAATCTCGCGCTAGGGAGTATGCTGAAACTTACCTATTTCCCCCACCATCGACAGTCTATGGAATGCTATTGTCAATCGTGGGAGAAACCAATAGGTATAAACATTGTGGTGTGAAATTAGCGATAGCTATGCTGACCTCCGGTAACGCAGTTCTTTCTCAACCTCAAAAATCAACCATCATCCGTACTTTTCGCCGTTTTAAGAAAAAAGACATTCACGATCCAACAAACTCTAGACCAGATTACCAAGAATTACTCACTGATGTGAAATTTATTACTTGGATTGATTCTCAAACCGATCAATCCCAAACAACATTATCCGAAAGGTTAGAACAAGCATTTACAAACCCTGCTTCAATCGAACGTTTCGGGGGTTTATGCTTAGGAGAAAGTCGGGATTTAGTCAATTCTATAACAATGTGGTCAGAAAGCGATCGCAGTCAGTCTTTGCAATGGTTAGTACAAGATGAGGATGGATTATTCACTTTGCCTTATTGGGTAGATCATGTTGGCTCCAAGGGTACGCGATGGAAAAGGTATTTAATACTTGAGCCATCAAAAAATTATCTTCCTCCTGAGACTGCTTGGACGGTCATTCAGCCAACTTAATCATCATTAACCTTAGATGTCGTAAGGCGCTAAAACACAATTACCTTACAGACATATATGCAAATTCTCGAAGATATCGAACTCTCTACCAAACTGGAAACCATCCGCGTTTCTGCTCTCCATGCTTTAGCCTATTGTCCCCGCCTATTTTACCTTGAAGAAGTCGAAGAACTCTACACCCAGGATGCTGCCGTATTTGCTGGACGTAGGTTACACGCTGAACTTGAAAAGCAAGAAGATGAAGACTGGGAGGAATTATTCCTCATCAGCGAAGAATTAGGTATACGGGGACGAGTTGATGCATTGCGGACTCGCGAAGGAGAAACAATTCCCTACGAACACAAGCGGGGAAGATGCCATCGGGATGAAAACAAACAACCCCAAGCATGGGAAAGCGATAAATTACAAATCCTTGCCTACTGTTGTTTGCTTGAATCATCTCTTGGTATACCTATTCAAGAAGGTCGCATTCGCTATCATGCTGACAATGTATTAGTTCGCATCCCACTAGATGATTTAGGACGAGCCGCAGTGCGGGGAGCGATAGAAAAAGCACGCAACCTCAGACAGTCTACCCATCGACCACCAGTAACCGACAACGAACGCTTGTGTACTCGTTGTTCCCTGGCTCCCGTGTGTTTACCCGAAGAAGCACGTCTAGCACACGATCGCGAATGGCAACCGATACGCTTGTTTCCTGAAGATGACAATAGGCAAGTCATTCACGTTCTCGAACCTGGTACTAATGTAGGTAGAACTGGAGAGCAAATCAAAATTGCCCGTCGCAACCAACCATTAGAAACTATTCCCGCTCGACAAGTAGCTCAATTGGTACTGCACAGCTATTCGCAGATTTCCACCCAAGCACTACATTTCTGTGGCGAACAGGGAATTGGCGTACATTTTGTTTCTGGTGGTGGTCGTTACCTGGGTAGTTTTGATACTCGGAATGGTAGCATTCAACGTCGCATTCGTCAGTATACTGCCCTGAGTTCCCCCGATACTTGCCTAGAGTTGGCACGTAAACTCGTAATTTGCCGCGCTCAAGGACAGCGAAAATTTCTCATGCGTGGGAAGGGCAAAAACAAAGCTAGCGAGAAATTGACAAAAGCGATCGACCAAATGAAAGCCGTGCTAAAACTTATTCCTCACGCAAAATCTTTGGAATCGCTCTTAGGATATGAAGGAAATTTAGCAGCACTCTATTTTAATGCTTTCCCCGATTTGATTTCACCTGATGTACCAAAAGAAATGGGGTTCGACATCAGAAATCGTCGTCCTCCTAAAGATAGATTCAATTGCCTTTTAGGATTTGGGTACGCTTTGTTACTCAAAGATATCATGAATGCCATCTTGATAGTAGGGTTAGAACCTGCACTAGGGTTTTACCACCAACCGCGATCGCAAGCTGCACCCTTAGCTTTAGATTTGATGGAAATTTTCCGAGTTCCTTTAGTAGATATGATTGTCATGTCTTCCGTCAATCGCAATCAATGGGATATAAAAACTGATTTTGATATTCGCGGACAACAGGTTTGGCTGAGCGAAGCTGGTAAACGTAAGTTTGTGGAACTCTACGAAAATCGCAAGCAGGAAACTTGGAAGCATCCAGCAACAGGGTATTCCCTTACTTATCGGCGTTTACTGGAGTTAGAAGTGCGACTCTTGGAAAAGGAATGGATGGGTGAGGGTGGTTTATTCGGTCAGTTGATTGTCAGATGAGGTGATGATATGGGAGAAATCAGAAATTGTTACATCATTTGCTACGACATTCGCTGTCCAAAACGTTGGCGCAAAGCTTACAAATTGTTGGAGGGCTATGGAGAACGGATACAATACTCAATTTTTCGCTCCGTCATGAATCAACGCGATCGTGAA
This genomic interval from Scytonema hofmannii PCC 7110 contains the following:
- the cas7i gene encoding type I-B CRISPR-associated protein Cas7/Cst2/DevR, which codes for MTFHLFGNILTGYGTAANNRGENEGNITTLQKILWKNNVHTTVSAEAIRWALRYYWQTCGDDYQVNRRWNDDANDNIWQNENFDDTAFIDDDVLGFMRAEGAKVEASDEPKAKGKKAAVAKGTTTAKRGVLEVTRAVSITPFSGDLTFNSLSGKKGRTSLYGTEVHATCYQYGFALTPERLKDKSRIMAVLDGLSSLGEVAGNHSRFLYDFSPESLILRWTHDFSPRILYCFEEDEGEISIGELVRKVRNQDIEPEELWLAGAVTESEEIKELEELGVHIFPGIKLAVQSMKQVIARDLKLPQLELIR
- the cas5 gene encoding type I-MYXAN CRISPR-associated protein Cas5/Cmx5/DevS; protein product: MITAIKKNLALEIEVPIACFRQSRAREYAETYLFPPPSTVYGMLLSIVGETNRYKHCGVKLAIAMLTSGNAVLSQPQKSTIIRTFRRFKKKDIHDPTNSRPDYQELLTDVKFITWIDSQTDQSQTTLSERLEQAFTNPASIERFGGLCLGESRDLVNSITMWSESDRSQSLQWLVQDEDGLFTLPYWVDHVGSKGTRWKRYLILEPSKNYLPPETAWTVIQPT
- a CDS encoding type I-MYXAN CRISPR-associated endonuclease Cas4/Cas1, whose protein sequence is MQILEDIELSTKLETIRVSALHALAYCPRLFYLEEVEELYTQDAAVFAGRRLHAELEKQEDEDWEELFLISEELGIRGRVDALRTREGETIPYEHKRGRCHRDENKQPQAWESDKLQILAYCCLLESSLGIPIQEGRIRYHADNVLVRIPLDDLGRAAVRGAIEKARNLRQSTHRPPVTDNERLCTRCSLAPVCLPEEARLAHDREWQPIRLFPEDDNRQVIHVLEPGTNVGRTGEQIKIARRNQPLETIPARQVAQLVLHSYSQISTQALHFCGEQGIGVHFVSGGGRYLGSFDTRNGSIQRRIRQYTALSSPDTCLELARKLVICRAQGQRKFLMRGKGKNKASEKLTKAIDQMKAVLKLIPHAKSLESLLGYEGNLAALYFNAFPDLISPDVPKEMGFDIRNRRPPKDRFNCLLGFGYALLLKDIMNAILIVGLEPALGFYHQPRSQAAPLALDLMEIFRVPLVDMIVMSSVNRNQWDIKTDFDIRGQQVWLSEAGKRKFVELYENRKQETWKHPATGYSLTYRRLLELEVRLLEKEWMGEGGLFGQLIVR
- the cas2 gene encoding CRISPR-associated endonuclease Cas2; the encoded protein is MGEIRNCYIICYDIRCPKRWRKAYKLLEGYGERIQYSIFRSVMNQRDREKLRWELETILAKEDSILFVRLSDRCVQDIPKYNRPGTWENTDKPFLIV